A window of Paenibacillus sp. 19GGS1-52 contains these coding sequences:
- a CDS encoding Gfo/Idh/MocA family oxidoreductase: MDTLKVGLIGAGTISQFHLESYQNNKQVEIYAICDINLERAEAAATKYGASHFFRLYEEMLADPVIDAVSICTINHLHAEIAIAALDAGKHVLLEKPLCMTVEEALLIQAAVKRSGKTLQVGFVRRFGTNAMVLQQFIEAGDLGEVYYAKASFLRRLGNPGGWFADKQLSGGGPLIDIGVHIIDLCWYMMGRPKVKSISGNTYNKLGNRDHIKNLSKYEAADYNPLNNMNTVEDLANALIRFENGSSLLIDVSYSLHAANDELSIKVFGDKGGAEIEPALCIVTEKHDTILNMTPQIDHLTFDMFHAFQNEIDHFVECCLQGTATKCPVEDGVEIMKLLCGIYESSEKGIEIHYS; encoded by the coding sequence ATGGATACATTAAAGGTTGGCCTTATCGGTGCTGGCACCATTTCTCAATTTCATTTGGAATCCTATCAGAACAATAAACAGGTCGAAATCTATGCTATTTGTGATATTAATCTGGAAAGAGCAGAAGCGGCAGCTACAAAGTACGGTGCATCCCACTTCTTTAGGTTATACGAGGAAATGTTGGCAGACCCCGTTATTGATGCGGTCAGCATATGTACCATCAATCATCTCCATGCCGAGATTGCCATTGCCGCTCTGGATGCAGGCAAGCATGTATTGCTAGAGAAACCTTTATGCATGACCGTCGAGGAAGCCCTGCTGATTCAAGCAGCCGTGAAACGCAGCGGCAAAACATTGCAAGTAGGTTTTGTACGCCGGTTCGGCACCAATGCCATGGTGCTTCAACAATTTATCGAAGCAGGTGATCTGGGCGAAGTCTATTATGCCAAAGCTTCGTTCTTAAGACGTTTAGGCAACCCTGGTGGCTGGTTTGCAGATAAACAGCTGTCTGGCGGGGGTCCACTTATTGATATAGGGGTACACATTATTGATCTTTGCTGGTATATGATGGGCCGTCCGAAAGTGAAATCGATTAGTGGAAATACGTATAATAAGCTCGGCAACCGTGACCATATCAAGAATCTAAGCAAGTATGAAGCAGCCGATTATAATCCGCTTAACAATATGAATACCGTCGAGGATCTAGCGAATGCACTTATACGCTTTGAGAATGGCTCCTCTCTCCTGATCGATGTCAGCTATTCACTTCATGCCGCAAATGATGAACTATCGATTAAGGTATTCGGAGACAAGGGTGGTGCGGAAATTGAACCCGCATTGTGTATCGTGACCGAGAAACATGACACCATTCTCAATATGACGCCGCAAATTGACCATCTCACCTTCGATATGTTCCATGCTTTTCAGAATGAGATTGATCACTTTGTTGAATGCTGCCTGCAAGGAACGGCGACAAAGTGCCCTGTTGAGGATGGCGTGGAAATCATGAAGCTCTTATGCGGCATCTATGAGTCCAGCGAAAAGGGGATCGAAATTCATTATAGTTAG
- a CDS encoding TetR/AcrR family transcriptional regulator gives MGKSLIHTKEGLVLSTIEVINDIGINNLSIRKVAMQQGVSEGAIFRHYKSKNELLLAVLDYYSKYDSDVFVTVQLNKLTAAESIHYCFNTYATYYENYSAITAITQIYEVLRYEPELRTKIDSLIAKRMNFMKGLIDDAITNNEIDPHVNSEQLATMMWGDFREICMQWRISELAFSLRDRVHEATSMFLDAFSVKHQ, from the coding sequence ATGGGTAAATCTCTCATTCATACAAAAGAAGGACTAGTGTTATCTACGATTGAGGTAATCAATGACATCGGGATTAATAATCTGTCCATTCGAAAAGTAGCCATGCAGCAAGGAGTATCCGAAGGAGCCATCTTTCGTCACTATAAATCTAAAAATGAGCTCTTGCTGGCGGTACTGGATTATTACTCAAAATATGATTCCGATGTTTTTGTTACAGTGCAGTTAAATAAGTTAACTGCAGCAGAGTCGATTCATTATTGTTTCAATACTTATGCTACCTATTACGAGAACTACTCCGCCATCACAGCTATTACACAAATATACGAAGTTCTTCGTTATGAACCTGAATTGCGGACCAAGATTGATAGCCTTATAGCGAAGCGCATGAATTTCATGAAGGGACTAATTGATGATGCCATAACTAACAATGAGATTGACCCTCATGTAAACAGTGAACAGTTAGCCACGATGATGTGGGGAGATTTCCGGGAAATCTGTATGCAGTGGCGTATAAGTGAATTAGCGTTCTCACTAAGAGATCGTGTACATGAAGCAACAAGTATGTTCTTGGATGCTTTCAGCGTGAAGCATCAATAG
- a CDS encoding response regulator transcription factor, which translates to MINILLVDDHPSVGEGTKNMIEQDAEMQVTVILSAMEALELVKTETFDVMLFDLNMPVISGLELTKRMMSAHPDSRVLIYTGYEISPHFNLLIESGVSGFVSKTVTRVQLLNAIRCALRDEAVIPVSLLRQLRRREIRLNESREERALEAVSINEREQEILQEVASGSANKDIAGKLLMSQRTVEYNLTRIFEKLGVRSRAEAVVEARRLNLIHSSDFL; encoded by the coding sequence ATGATAAATATCTTGTTGGTTGATGACCATCCTTCCGTAGGCGAAGGAACCAAGAATATGATTGAGCAGGATGCAGAGATGCAGGTGACCGTTATTTTATCGGCCATGGAAGCGCTGGAGCTGGTCAAGACGGAAACCTTCGACGTGATGCTGTTCGATCTGAATATGCCGGTAATCAGCGGTCTCGAATTGACCAAGAGGATGATGAGCGCTCACCCGGACAGCCGGGTATTAATCTATACGGGCTATGAGATTAGCCCTCATTTCAATCTGCTGATTGAATCTGGAGTCTCGGGCTTTGTGAGTAAGACGGTCACCCGGGTGCAGCTTCTTAATGCCATACGCTGCGCTCTCCGGGATGAAGCGGTTATTCCGGTATCGCTGCTGCGGCAGCTTCGTCGCCGGGAGATCCGCTTAAACGAGTCCAGAGAAGAGCGGGCACTGGAAGCTGTATCGATCAATGAGCGTGAGCAGGAGATCCTGCAGGAAGTAGCTAGCGGGAGCGCCAATAAGGATATTGCAGGCAAGCTATTGATGAGCCAACGGACGGTTGAGTATAACCTGACACGGATATTTGAGAAACTGGGTGTTCGTTCCCGGGCAGAAGCGGTAGTTGAAGCCAGGCGGCTCAACCTGATTCATTCCAGTGATTTTTTGTGA
- a CDS encoding methyl-accepting chemotaxis protein translates to MRWINNLKISTRMISAFILIALLAGVVGFVGITNINKVSKDYSQLYVNYGVASGDLGHVGMDFHNIRAAIRDVLIKTTNKERESYITKIKTLDTDMDSYLSKFETSIQTEDVRAAFNTLTASLKDYKTVREQVSSLAQENKVEAAKTLFYGDALQPSIVANDNLDKLIKLMETGGLQKSEDYAVTVTTTVKTMLVIILVTMILAISIGIFVSRIISKPINRLVAVAEQMADGDLNVTIQANTKDEVGILATAFLRMSNNMNEVMNNINSAADQVASGARQMSESSIALSEGATEQASSVEELSASLEEISSQTKLNAQHSNNANQLAEAAQKNAVHGNEQMGSMLRAMEEINDSSINISKIIKVIDEIAFQTNILALNAAVEAARAGQHGKGFAVVAEEVRNLAARSANAAKETTAMIEGSIKKVDIGTKIANNTAVALQNIVNDVAQVADLIGNITISSNEQAIGVAQINQGILQVSHVVQTNSATSEESAASSEELTHQALMLQEQVNRFQLKKMDYARENFSDARPNARQTNESYSRANTTSKTKRPTKISLSDNDFGKY, encoded by the coding sequence ATGAGATGGATTAACAATTTAAAAATTAGTACCCGGATGATTTCTGCTTTTATACTGATTGCATTATTGGCGGGTGTAGTTGGATTTGTTGGAATCACCAATATTAACAAGGTAAGTAAAGACTATTCACAGTTATATGTAAATTATGGTGTTGCCTCTGGCGACTTGGGGCATGTAGGCATGGACTTCCATAATATCCGCGCAGCGATCAGAGATGTGTTGATTAAGACAACCAACAAAGAGCGAGAATCCTACATAACCAAGATCAAAACATTAGATACCGATATGGATAGCTATCTCAGCAAATTCGAAACTAGTATTCAAACAGAGGACGTACGCGCTGCCTTCAATACTTTAACAGCCTCCCTTAAAGATTATAAAACGGTGAGAGAGCAAGTAAGCAGCTTGGCACAAGAAAATAAAGTTGAGGCAGCAAAGACCTTATTCTACGGCGATGCACTGCAGCCATCTATTGTAGCGAATGACAATCTGGATAAACTGATCAAACTGATGGAAACGGGAGGACTGCAAAAGTCGGAGGATTACGCCGTTACCGTTACTACTACGGTGAAGACAATGCTCGTAATCATTCTTGTGACTATGATTCTGGCGATCTCCATTGGCATCTTTGTCTCCCGTATCATTAGTAAACCTATCAATCGTCTAGTGGCTGTGGCGGAACAAATGGCTGACGGAGACCTTAATGTAACTATTCAAGCCAATACTAAAGATGAAGTAGGTATTCTCGCTACCGCATTCCTGAGAATGTCTAATAATATGAATGAGGTTATGAATAATATCAATTCTGCTGCTGATCAAGTAGCTTCCGGTGCCAGACAAATGTCCGAATCAAGCATCGCTTTGTCGGAAGGTGCAACGGAGCAGGCTAGCTCCGTGGAAGAACTATCCGCATCCCTAGAGGAGATCTCCTCCCAAACGAAACTAAATGCTCAACATTCCAATAATGCGAATCAGCTAGCTGAAGCCGCACAGAAAAATGCAGTCCATGGAAACGAACAGATGGGCAGTATGCTTCGCGCAATGGAAGAAATAAATGATTCATCTATTAATATCTCAAAAATCATTAAGGTGATTGACGAAATCGCTTTTCAAACCAACATTCTGGCGCTGAATGCAGCAGTTGAAGCTGCGCGTGCCGGACAACATGGCAAAGGTTTTGCCGTAGTTGCTGAAGAAGTGCGCAATCTAGCTGCAAGATCGGCCAATGCTGCGAAGGAAACAACTGCAATGATTGAAGGCTCCATTAAAAAAGTAGATATTGGTACAAAAATTGCTAATAATACAGCAGTTGCCCTACAGAATATTGTAAACGACGTTGCCCAAGTGGCTGATTTGATAGGCAATATCACGATTTCATCCAATGAGCAAGCCATCGGAGTAGCTCAAATCAATCAGGGAATTCTTCAGGTCTCACATGTTGTACAGACCAATTCGGCAACCTCTGAAGAAAGTGCAGCCTCCAGCGAGGAATTGACTCATCAAGCGCTAATGCTTCAGGAACAAGTCAATCGCTTCCAGCTTAAAAAAATGGATTATGCTCGGGAAAACTTCAGTGATGCTCGACCTAATGCACGCCAGACTAACGAATCTTACAGTAGAGCCAACACTACGAGTAAAACCAAACGGCCTACAAAAATATCATTAAGTGATAATGACTTCGGGAAGTACTAA
- a CDS encoding chemotaxis protein CheW — translation MSTEVQDELEEDTQKGKFLTFTMGEDCYGIEINHVREIIGIQPITQVPDQPEYLRGIINLRGKIIPVMDIRLRFGKTFRDYNDRTCIIVVDIENISLGLIVDGVSEVLSIPDTEIVAPPEMNKGGNNFIKGIGKVGAEVKLLLDCKTLLIKASWDEINQLGEK, via the coding sequence ATGTCCACAGAAGTTCAGGACGAGCTAGAGGAAGATACACAGAAAGGAAAATTCTTAACGTTTACGATGGGTGAAGATTGCTATGGAATTGAAATTAATCATGTTAGAGAGATTATTGGGATTCAACCCATCACACAAGTCCCGGATCAGCCTGAATATCTCCGGGGAATTATTAATCTGCGGGGCAAGATCATCCCAGTCATGGATATTCGCTTGCGTTTCGGGAAAACGTTTCGGGACTATAACGACAGAACCTGCATTATTGTAGTGGATATCGAAAATATATCGTTAGGACTAATTGTAGACGGCGTTTCGGAGGTGCTTTCGATACCTGACACTGAAATCGTAGCCCCCCCAGAGATGAATAAGGGCGGCAACAACTTCATTAAGGGAATTGGCAAAGTCGGAGCAGAGGTCAAGCTGTTACTCGATTGTAAGACACTTTTGATAAAAGCTTCATGGGATGAAATTAATCAGCTCGGCGAGAAATAA
- the comX gene encoding competence pheromone ComX has protein sequence MLKEMIQKMMKDPSAYVGLQSGQLQLAGISDVERRALVDVLGDTEGKMEPMKSHFWTI, from the coding sequence ATGTTGAAGGAAATGATTCAGAAGATGATGAAAGATCCGAGTGCATATGTTGGTTTGCAGAGCGGCCAGCTTCAATTGGCGGGTATTAGTGATGTTGAACGCAGAGCATTAGTAGATGTGCTAGGAGACACCGAGGGCAAAATGGAGCCGATGAAATCACACTTTTGGACTATATAA
- a CDS encoding chemotaxis protein CheA, with the protein MSEEYINEPMLEIFIYETSLQLEQLEQKMLENEDTFYKEEVINEIFRHMHSIKSASSMMLFNEISKLAHSIEDLFYVIREEKPVQIDYSILSDLVFEGIDFIKIEILKIKEGADASADASELIQRIKHYLEQLKELNPSLAIVAAAKVDSPKKQQFYISNNKKVEKTVHQHTFQARVFFEEGCEMENIRAFTIIHNLKDFTTGLQYEPSDIIESEDSVEIIRETGFLVSFKTNRTYDEMFQFFSQTIFLRDLELTELVLEDSESEPGSTPPVKQFLGQEEQKTTNAAATIISVQVQKLDRLLDLVGEMVIAEAMVTENPDLMDLELDNFQKAARQLKKITSEIQDMVMSIRMISLSTTFQKMNRPVRDMCKKLNKEVKLTLIGEDTEVDKNIIEHLSDPLMHLIRNSMDHGFEPPAEREQNNKPRAGTLTLEAKNVGSDVLIIVKDDGRGLNKSKILQKAQSNGLLRKPESEYTNKEIFNLILHPGFSTKEQVTEFSGRGVGMDVVANNVEAIGGSLQVDSTEDKGTVITIRIPITLAIVDAMNIRVGQSKYTIPTSYIKESLRPKTSDLIVDPNGNEMIMVRGLFYPLIRLHERLHHSAVRSSLTDGIVMILENDDKSFCILADELLGQKQVVVKALPTFFQGSHKVSVLAGCTLLGDGSISLILDIPKLSG; encoded by the coding sequence ATGTCGGAGGAATACATTAACGAACCCATGCTGGAAATATTCATTTATGAGACTTCGCTCCAACTTGAACAATTGGAACAAAAAATGTTAGAGAATGAAGACACCTTCTATAAAGAGGAAGTCATAAATGAAATTTTCCGACACATGCATAGTATCAAAAGCGCCTCATCGATGATGCTTTTCAATGAGATCTCTAAACTAGCACATTCCATTGAGGATCTTTTCTATGTGATCCGCGAGGAGAAACCTGTCCAGATCGATTATTCAATACTCTCTGACCTTGTCTTTGAGGGAATTGACTTCATCAAGATAGAAATCCTCAAAATCAAAGAAGGGGCTGACGCCTCTGCCGATGCCTCTGAATTAATCCAACGTATCAAGCATTATCTAGAACAATTGAAGGAACTGAATCCAAGTCTGGCAATTGTCGCAGCGGCAAAAGTAGATTCGCCAAAAAAACAGCAATTCTATATCTCTAATAATAAAAAAGTAGAAAAGACCGTCCATCAGCATACTTTTCAAGCTCGTGTATTTTTTGAAGAGGGTTGCGAGATGGAGAATATCAGGGCATTTACGATCATTCATAATCTCAAAGATTTCACGACTGGCCTGCAGTATGAGCCGAGTGACATCATTGAATCTGAGGACAGCGTAGAAATCATAAGAGAAACGGGTTTCTTGGTTTCCTTCAAGACGAATCGAACCTATGACGAGATGTTTCAATTCTTTTCGCAAACGATCTTCTTACGGGATTTGGAATTAACTGAGCTAGTTCTTGAGGATAGTGAGTCGGAGCCTGGCAGCACTCCACCAGTGAAGCAGTTCCTTGGGCAAGAAGAACAGAAGACCACAAATGCGGCGGCCACCATCATTAGCGTCCAAGTTCAAAAGCTGGACCGTTTGCTGGATCTAGTGGGTGAGATGGTCATCGCCGAAGCCATGGTCACCGAGAACCCCGATCTAATGGATCTGGAACTAGATAACTTTCAAAAGGCAGCCCGCCAGCTCAAAAAGATCACGAGTGAGATTCAAGATATGGTGATGTCTATCCGCATGATTTCGTTATCCACGACCTTCCAGAAGATGAACCGGCCTGTTCGTGATATGTGCAAGAAATTGAATAAAGAAGTGAAGTTGACTCTCATTGGCGAGGACACCGAAGTAGATAAGAATATTATCGAACACCTCTCTGATCCGCTAATGCATTTGATCCGAAATTCAATGGATCACGGATTCGAACCTCCTGCTGAACGGGAGCAGAATAATAAACCGCGAGCAGGCACATTAACTCTAGAGGCCAAAAATGTCGGCAGTGATGTACTCATTATTGTTAAAGATGACGGCAGAGGATTAAACAAAAGTAAAATATTACAAAAAGCGCAAAGCAACGGTCTGCTAAGAAAACCAGAAAGTGAATATACCAATAAAGAAATTTTCAATCTAATCCTTCATCCCGGCTTCTCTACCAAAGAACAAGTCACAGAGTTTTCCGGCAGAGGTGTGGGCATGGATGTGGTGGCGAATAATGTTGAAGCCATTGGCGGCTCCCTTCAAGTGGACAGTACCGAGGATAAAGGAACGGTTATTACCATCCGGATTCCGATAACACTAGCCATTGTTGATGCGATGAATATTCGGGTGGGCCAATCTAAGTACACTATACCTACCTCATACATCAAAGAATCATTGAGACCCAAAACCTCGGATCTTATTGTTGACCCGAATGGCAATGAGATGATTATGGTGCGTGGCCTTTTTTACCCCTTAATCCGCTTGCACGAGCGCTTACATCATTCGGCAGTGCGCAGCAGTTTAACGGATGGAATTGTTATGATTCTCGAAAATGATGATAAGAGCTTTTGTATTCTGGCCGATGAGCTGCTGGGTCAAAAACAAGTTGTTGTTAAAGCACTTCCAACCTTCTTTCAAGGTTCCCATAAGGTCTCGGTACTAGCCGGCTGCACCTTGCTAGGTGATGGGAGTATTAGTCTCATCCTAGATATTCCGAAATTGTCAGGATAA
- a CDS encoding aspartate/glutamate racemase family protein, which produces MKIKIINPNTTWSLTNDLQIEAQKYALPTTEIISVSPRSGPASIESFYDDYLSIPGIFEEIRKGDQEEDIDAYVIACFGDPGLLGAREITSAPVIGIAEAAMQMASMIAASFTIVTTLPRTRLMSEHVVLHNGMQHKCRNIRTTPLHVLDVQNDKETSVRQIIEECRKAVTEDQAEAIVLGCAAMSAQREYIQEACGIPVIDGTLAAVKFCEALVGLGVTTSKALTFATPEKKAFSGILQSFGS; this is translated from the coding sequence ATGAAGATCAAGATTATTAACCCTAACACGACCTGGTCACTGACAAATGATCTTCAGATCGAGGCGCAGAAGTATGCCCTCCCCACCACTGAAATCATTTCGGTCAGTCCAAGGTCTGGGCCGGCATCCATTGAGTCCTTTTATGATGATTATCTTTCGATTCCTGGTATTTTCGAAGAGATTCGCAAGGGGGATCAAGAAGAGGATATCGATGCCTATGTGATCGCCTGTTTCGGCGATCCAGGATTATTAGGAGCAAGAGAGATTACAAGTGCACCCGTTATAGGAATTGCGGAAGCCGCGATGCAAATGGCCAGCATGATCGCGGCTTCCTTCACCATTGTCACTACTTTGCCTCGTACCCGCTTGATGAGTGAGCATGTAGTGCTTCATAACGGAATGCAGCACAAATGCCGTAATATCCGCACTACCCCGCTGCATGTGCTGGATGTGCAAAATGATAAAGAGACCTCCGTCCGCCAGATTATCGAGGAATGCCGTAAGGCCGTTACTGAGGATCAGGCAGAAGCTATTGTTCTCGGTTGTGCCGCCATGTCCGCCCAGCGCGAATATATCCAGGAGGCCTGCGGCATACCCGTAATCGATGGCACTCTAGCAGCAGTAAAATTCTGTGAAGCCTTAGTTGGGCTTGGTGTTACGACGAGCAAAGCCTTAACCTTCGCTACTCCCGAGAAGAAGGCCTTCTCGGGTATTCTGCAGTCTTTTGGCAGCTAA
- a CDS encoding ATP-binding protein, producing the protein MSKLSRVVVLPLLITILMLYLSRSILEYRMIGTNVAKDATGQYVVQQDTPAGLWGYKRILAGDIIEKVDGKSPSSFFYIKNYNAIEGASTISLIRMGLDGAQQEINLVVDKGIASENLMLEFIIPFCSVLLFAGFSWFVYRRKQKDKAAIYLILFFLSTGLAYFSSFSSGRLNTVGILTFNITFSLVPIFFLQFLNQYLKRYEEPLVPRGLFVALYCVVTTILSLLVIRMLTGFDFYFFAGVPLILPFFIIVNLYIIYKLIEKFVRHRRDYLRTLFKFTLIGHMIGFLPFILLFGMPQLVGVNLIPSQVASIFLLGIPIVYLYMFMNRQLFDIDFLLNRFLYFTIISFIPTLLIATFGMLILSRHDFSWVKGMQMFLVVYLMLTLFLFSKEYADFRLRPNFNKDLYNFQGSLDRFSTRISRVMKRADLERVLEQEILSTLLVKKMAFLEVSKERVYASQSNTGAKGIHPSVISALQNSVHQLTVGEPVTVPYGLCIVMGHKGSTFHVLWLDDKENQTKYNLDELGWLKTLANYTAIVYENLYLIESLIEDLELEFQKQKGASPWVMRLIFNLSEIERRRLAADLHDSALQDQLIWYRKLESVMLDHAISAELYQELKMIHEGLLDVIHQIRETCNEMRPPLLKEMGIVEALGHLFEQTQIRSNYAIDFRVKQFTAELNDEQTLALFRIVQELLRNASKHASASTVIIELEQRETIRLLYKDNGIGMELVELSDSYQHMGLSGIKERVRSLEGEIDFQSVVGEGLEISISLPLESVSTAMEGKDESDDKYLVG; encoded by the coding sequence TTGTCGAAACTATCAAGAGTTGTGGTGCTCCCGCTGCTGATTACTATACTTATGCTCTATTTATCTCGCAGCATTCTGGAGTACCGAATGATTGGGACGAATGTCGCGAAAGATGCAACGGGACAATACGTGGTGCAGCAAGATACTCCCGCCGGACTTTGGGGTTATAAACGTATTCTGGCGGGAGACATTATTGAGAAAGTAGATGGGAAGTCTCCATCTTCATTTTTTTATATCAAGAATTATAATGCTATAGAAGGGGCCTCTACCATAAGCTTAATCCGAATGGGTTTAGACGGCGCTCAGCAAGAAATTAATCTTGTAGTAGACAAAGGAATTGCCTCTGAGAATCTTATGCTGGAGTTTATTATACCCTTTTGCTCAGTATTACTGTTTGCAGGGTTTTCGTGGTTTGTTTACCGTCGGAAGCAGAAAGATAAAGCAGCCATTTATCTCATCTTGTTCTTCTTGTCGACTGGACTGGCTTATTTCAGCTCTTTTTCTTCAGGAAGATTGAACACGGTAGGAATCCTTACGTTCAATATCACCTTCTCGTTAGTCCCTATTTTTTTTCTGCAATTTCTAAATCAATATCTCAAGCGTTATGAGGAGCCATTAGTCCCCAGAGGACTATTTGTGGCTTTGTATTGCGTTGTCACTACGATCCTCTCGCTTCTAGTCATAAGAATGCTGACGGGCTTCGATTTTTATTTTTTTGCAGGCGTTCCGCTGATTCTACCATTTTTTATCATTGTAAATTTGTATATTATTTATAAGCTGATCGAGAAATTCGTTAGACATCGGCGGGATTACCTGAGGACGCTATTTAAGTTCACGTTAATTGGCCATATGATCGGCTTTCTGCCGTTTATTCTCTTGTTCGGTATGCCTCAGCTGGTGGGTGTAAACCTTATTCCTTCGCAGGTGGCCTCTATTTTTCTATTAGGAATTCCAATTGTATATTTGTACATGTTTATGAACCGACAGCTGTTCGATATTGATTTTCTATTAAATCGGTTTTTGTACTTTACGATCATTTCTTTTATTCCAACTTTGCTAATTGCCACCTTTGGTATGCTTATTTTGAGCCGGCATGATTTTTCATGGGTCAAAGGTATGCAGATGTTTCTGGTGGTTTACCTTATGCTCACCCTTTTTCTGTTTAGTAAGGAATATGCGGACTTTCGTCTAAGACCGAATTTCAATAAGGATCTGTATAACTTTCAGGGAAGTCTGGACCGTTTCTCGACCCGCATCTCACGTGTAATGAAGCGCGCAGATCTGGAGCGGGTATTGGAGCAAGAGATTCTTTCTACTCTATTAGTCAAAAAGATGGCCTTTCTGGAAGTGAGCAAAGAGCGCGTGTATGCTTCCCAGTCCAATACAGGGGCTAAGGGTATCCATCCTTCGGTAATATCTGCTCTGCAGAACTCTGTCCATCAGTTGACGGTCGGAGAACCAGTAACGGTTCCCTACGGGTTATGTATCGTCATGGGCCATAAAGGCTCAACCTTTCATGTGCTCTGGCTGGATGATAAAGAGAACCAGACGAAATATAATCTGGATGAGCTGGGCTGGCTGAAGACTTTGGCTAATTATACTGCTATCGTCTATGAGAACTTGTACCTGATTGAAAGCTTGATTGAGGATCTGGAACTGGAGTTCCAGAAGCAGAAGGGTGCCTCTCCATGGGTGATGCGGTTGATTTTTAATTTATCGGAGATTGAACGGCGTAGACTGGCTGCAGACCTGCACGATTCAGCGCTGCAGGACCAGCTTATCTGGTACCGTAAGCTTGAATCTGTCATGCTGGATCATGCCATCTCAGCCGAGCTATATCAGGAGCTTAAGATGATTCATGAGGGCCTGCTGGATGTGATTCACCAGATTCGTGAGACCTGCAACGAGATGAGACCGCCACTGCTCAAGGAAATGGGTATTGTGGAGGCGCTAGGGCATCTGTTCGAACAGACACAGATCCGTTCGAATTATGCCATTGATTTCCGTGTGAAGCAGTTCACCGCAGAATTGAATGATGAACAGACGTTAGCCCTATTTCGTATTGTTCAGGAGTTGCTGCGCAATGCAAGCAAGCATGCGAGTGCCTCAACCGTTATTATTGAGCTGGAGCAGAGGGAGACCATTCGGCTTTTGTATAAAGATAATGGAATTGGCATGGAGCTGGTCGAATTAAGCGACTCCTATCAGCACATGGGCTTATCGGGTATTAAGGAGAGAGTTCGCAGTCTGGAAGGGGAGATTGATTTCCAATCCGTGGTGGGCGAAGGACTGGAAATCAGCATTAGTCTGCCGCTAGAGTCTGTGAGTACGGCAATGGAGGGTAAGGATGAATCGGATGATAAATATCTTGTTGGTTGA
- a CDS encoding polyprenyl synthetase family protein — protein sequence MDDFERLIEKEFRDSLRAYFIVPHLYELGIACVEEKLRESMLFGKLTVLHYRIFEGTGDGIFRAAAAVELMVLSLDIIDDLQDKDNKGMAWNQMAPEIALNIALGLLTLSQQMLLTSRFPLERTHEAVQVMSKQILTAINGQTTDLQNDITSEEDYLCMVRQKSAALLVAACMIGTLLATGEWNAQVRDYAEELGIAAQIKNDIRDLVNWENKNDFWNRKKTLPTLYLLESISEEESWILDYFEHRLQLEDVLHRKEEIERILEQSGTLLYTSVRMRTHYYNYLDMVNKLGIDSYWKEQIIALAE from the coding sequence ATGGATGATTTTGAGCGGTTAATTGAGAAGGAATTTAGGGATAGCCTGCGTGCCTATTTTATCGTACCGCATTTGTACGAACTGGGAATTGCTTGTGTTGAGGAGAAGCTGCGGGAATCGATGCTGTTTGGCAAGCTGACCGTGCTTCACTATCGAATTTTTGAAGGAACCGGGGATGGGATATTCCGTGCGGCGGCGGCTGTAGAGCTGATGGTGCTTAGTCTTGATATTATTGATGATCTTCAGGACAAGGATAATAAGGGCATGGCCTGGAACCAGATGGCCCCGGAAATTGCGCTTAACATCGCACTTGGACTATTAACGTTGTCACAGCAAATGCTGCTAACTAGTAGATTTCCTCTGGAGCGGACGCATGAAGCTGTACAGGTGATGAGTAAACAGATTTTGACGGCGATAAATGGTCAAACGACAGATTTGCAGAATGATATAACGAGCGAAGAGGACTATTTGTGCATGGTTAGGCAGAAGTCAGCGGCACTGCTCGTTGCAGCCTGCATGATCGGAACGCTATTAGCAACCGGTGAATGGAACGCACAGGTAAGGGATTATGCCGAAGAGCTGGGGATCGCTGCACAGATCAAGAATGATATTCGTGATTTGGTGAATTGGGAGAACAAAAATGATTTCTGGAACCGCAAGAAGACGCTGCCTACACTGTATTTGCTGGAGTCCATCTCGGAGGAGGAGAGCTGGATTCTAGATTATTTCGAGCACCGCCTACAGCTGGAGGATGTGCTTCACCGCAAGGAAGAAATTGAGCGGATTCTAGAACAGTCGGGCACTCTTCTCTATACTTCCGTACGAATGAGAACACACTATTACAATTATCTGGATATGGTAAACAAGCTGGGTATTGATTCTTATTGGAAGGAGCAGATTATTGCGCTAGCAGAATGA